The Xanthomonas sontii genome contains a region encoding:
- a CDS encoding DegT/DnrJ/EryC1/StrS family aminotransferase, with product MRTEIPPTAGLPLQWGDLWPGRPRERLASALGLPQALLTCSGTAALIVALRTLTAANRRRQVLVSAYTCPLVALAVAHCGLQLVLCDLLPGSLELDPVQLAQRCGSDTLAIIATHLGGRLIDLAPLRRAAEGCGALLIEDAAQALGGVHPDGRPAGLGGDIGFCSLAAGKGLTLYEGGLLMSRHAPLQRSLADTAARLGQRDWRWELRRSLELLGYAALYRPQQLRWAYGAPVRRALRRGDRIGAAGDRFGTAIAQHAVGAWREGVGVRASARWPAFLAQIREQGRRRSARLASIPGLSVIADTPGAQGSWPILMVLLPDAAARESVLDALWPRGLGVAVPFVHALPDYDYLDGIVERTPMPNASDFAARCLSISNSPWLDEARFETIVATLQAACAGAVGPAPLDVDLVHAAAPSA from the coding sequence ATGCGCACTGAAATCCCACCGACCGCCGGCCTGCCGCTGCAGTGGGGCGACCTGTGGCCAGGTCGGCCGCGCGAACGCCTGGCCAGCGCGCTCGGCCTGCCGCAGGCGCTGCTGACCTGCTCGGGCACCGCCGCGCTGATCGTGGCCCTGCGCACCCTGACCGCGGCCAACCGGCGCCGGCAGGTGCTGGTGTCGGCCTATACCTGCCCACTGGTGGCGCTGGCGGTGGCGCACTGCGGCCTGCAACTGGTGCTGTGCGATCTGCTGCCCGGCTCGCTGGAACTGGACCCGGTGCAGCTGGCGCAGCGCTGCGGCAGCGACACCCTGGCCATCATCGCCACCCATCTGGGCGGGCGCCTGATCGACCTGGCGCCGCTGCGCCGCGCCGCCGAAGGCTGCGGCGCGCTGCTGATCGAGGACGCGGCGCAGGCGCTGGGCGGCGTGCATCCCGACGGCCGCCCGGCCGGCCTCGGCGGCGACATCGGCTTCTGCAGCCTGGCCGCCGGCAAGGGACTCACGCTGTACGAAGGCGGGCTGCTGATGTCGCGGCATGCGCCGCTGCAGCGCAGTCTGGCCGACACCGCCGCGCGCCTGGGCCAGCGCGACTGGCGCTGGGAACTGCGGCGCAGCCTGGAACTGCTCGGCTACGCCGCGCTGTACCGGCCGCAGCAGTTGCGCTGGGCGTACGGCGCACCGGTGCGCCGCGCGCTGCGCCGCGGCGACCGCATCGGCGCGGCCGGCGACCGCTTCGGCACGGCCATCGCCCAGCACGCGGTCGGCGCCTGGCGCGAAGGCGTCGGCGTGCGCGCCAGCGCGCGCTGGCCGGCATTTCTTGCGCAGATCCGCGAACAGGGCCGGCGCCGCAGCGCACGCCTGGCCAGCATCCCCGGCCTGAGCGTGATCGCCGATACCCCCGGCGCCCAGGGCAGCTGGCCGATCCTGATGGTGCTGCTGCCCGATGCCGCCGCACGCGAATCGGTGCTGGATGCGCTGTGGCCGCGCGGACTCGGGGTGGCGGTGCCGTTCGTGCATGCCCTGCCCGACTACGACTACCTGGACGGCATCGTCGAACGCACGCCCATGCCCAACGCCAGCGACTTCGCCGCGCGCTGCCTGAGCATCAGCAACAGCCCCTGGCTGGACGAGGCGCGCTTCGAGACCATCGTGGCCACGCTGCAGGCGGCCTGCGCCGGCGCGGTCGGGCCGGCGCCGCTGGATGTCGACCTGGTGCACGCCGCTGCGCCGAGCGCTTGA
- a CDS encoding response regulator transcription factor, giving the protein MRILVAEDDTSIAVALRDSLAECGHVVDHVGDGAAAERALGSESYQLLVLDLGLPRRDGLQVLQRLRARRDEIPVLVVTARDAVEDRIHALDQGADDYLIKPFELSEFLARTRALLRRSSSGGVPELVLGQLRINLAGRRVWLQDQPLDLTAREFALLETLLLRSGRVVSRSQLTEALCDWQHEITDNGLDISMHRLRRKLHGAGVGIRTIRGLGYLLEESRAASPAADHAQMPQ; this is encoded by the coding sequence ATGCGCATCCTGGTCGCCGAAGACGATACGTCCATTGCCGTTGCATTGCGCGACTCGCTCGCCGAGTGCGGCCACGTAGTGGACCATGTCGGCGACGGTGCCGCCGCCGAGCGCGCGCTCGGTAGCGAAAGCTATCAACTGCTGGTACTGGACCTGGGCCTGCCGCGCCGCGACGGTCTACAGGTGCTGCAGCGCCTGCGCGCGCGCCGCGACGAGATCCCGGTGCTGGTGGTGACGGCGCGCGATGCCGTGGAAGACCGCATCCACGCGCTCGACCAGGGCGCCGACGACTACCTGATCAAGCCCTTCGAACTGTCCGAGTTCCTCGCCCGCACCCGCGCGCTCCTGCGTCGCAGCAGCAGCGGCGGCGTGCCGGAACTGGTGCTGGGGCAACTGCGCATCAACCTGGCCGGGCGCCGGGTATGGCTGCAGGACCAGCCGCTGGACCTGACCGCGCGCGAGTTCGCGCTGCTGGAGACCCTGCTGCTGCGCAGCGGGCGCGTGGTCAGCCGCAGCCAGCTGACCGAAGCGCTGTGCGACTGGCAGCACGAAATCACCGACAACGGCCTGGACATCTCCATGCACCGCCTGCGGCGCAAGCTGCACGGCGCGGGCGTCGGCATCCGGACCATCCGCGGCCTGGGCTATCTGCTGGAGGAGTCGCGCGCCGCCTCACCGGCCGCCGACCACGCACAGATGCCGCAGTGA
- a CDS encoding ABC transporter permease has protein sequence MVALARQTLRYEWRRFLPVVVSVGFASLLLLLQTALVLGIFGSASVYVSGSDADLWLGYPGTQSVDQGRAIDPDAAAPLYLDPRVAQVEPFIWFDGDWRGPGDTGAVSVYISGIDTRDGGLMFSRLLSPALRAALREPDTVVVDRAELDKLGVGVGSSARINGHRVRVIGVGRGLRALGGVNVLASLDTARALNSDTAHPDWPTYMVARLRPGADPQAVAQAIDSAVTRPRVEAWSADDFARRSILFWMFDTGAGSGVLFLGGIVLLVGVAITSQTLLGTVLGAAREYATLNALGVSMRNLRWVVLEQAAWVGALGLIGASALGAALVALARAHDVPVAFNASGWGLCVCAVMLLTVVSALAALRGLRRADPALLLR, from the coding sequence ATGGTCGCGCTGGCCCGCCAGACCCTGCGCTACGAGTGGCGCCGCTTCCTGCCGGTGGTGGTATCCGTGGGCTTCGCCAGCCTGTTGCTGCTGCTGCAGACCGCACTGGTGCTGGGCATCTTCGGCAGTGCCAGCGTCTATGTGTCCGGCTCCGACGCCGACCTGTGGCTGGGCTACCCCGGCACGCAGAGCGTGGACCAGGGCCGCGCCATCGATCCGGACGCGGCCGCGCCGCTGTACCTGGACCCGCGGGTGGCGCAGGTCGAGCCGTTCATCTGGTTCGACGGCGACTGGCGCGGCCCCGGCGACACCGGCGCGGTGTCGGTCTACATCTCCGGCATCGACACCCGCGACGGCGGGCTGATGTTCTCCCGTCTGCTCAGCCCCGCCCTGCGCGCGGCGCTGCGCGAACCGGACACCGTGGTGGTGGACCGCGCGGAACTGGACAAGCTCGGCGTCGGCGTCGGCAGCAGCGCGCGCATCAATGGTCATCGCGTGCGGGTGATCGGGGTCGGCCGCGGCCTGCGCGCGCTCGGCGGGGTCAACGTGCTCGCCTCGCTGGACACCGCGCGCGCGCTCAACAGCGACACTGCGCATCCGGACTGGCCGACCTACATGGTGGCCAGGCTGCGCCCCGGCGCCGACCCGCAGGCGGTGGCGCAGGCGATCGACAGCGCGGTCACGCGGCCGCGCGTGGAAGCCTGGAGCGCGGACGATTTCGCCCGGCGCAGCATCCTGTTCTGGATGTTCGACACAGGCGCCGGCTCCGGCGTGCTGTTCCTCGGCGGCATCGTGCTGCTGGTCGGCGTGGCCATCACCAGCCAGACCCTGCTCGGCACCGTGCTCGGCGCCGCGCGCGAGTACGCCACGCTCAACGCGCTGGGCGTGAGCATGCGCAACCTGCGCTGGGTGGTGCTGGAACAGGCCGCCTGGGTCGGTGCGCTGGGCCTGATCGGCGCCAGCGCGCTGGGCGCGGCGCTGGTCGCGCTGGCCCGCGCGCACGACGTGCCGGTGGCGTTCAACGCCAGCGGCTGGGGCCTGTGCGTGTGTGCGGTGATGCTGCTGACCGTGGTCTCGGCCCTGGCCGCGCTGCGCGGCCTGCGCCGCGCCGATCCGGCGTTGCTGCTGCGATGA
- a CDS encoding EamA family transporter, with translation MAMTGSVVGIWLATVALDTAGQLAFKYVASHPQGTGMARWQRMARQPQLWFGMACYVLEFLAWTAFLSLVPLGRGVLLGSINIVAIMLAGRWLFGERLGRMQVAGICLVSAGVAVVGLGS, from the coding sequence ATGGCGATGACCGGCTCGGTAGTGGGCATCTGGCTGGCGACGGTGGCGCTCGACACCGCCGGCCAATTGGCCTTCAAGTACGTGGCCAGCCACCCGCAGGGCACCGGCATGGCGCGCTGGCAGCGCATGGCGCGGCAGCCGCAGCTGTGGTTCGGCATGGCCTGCTATGTGCTCGAATTCCTCGCCTGGACCGCGTTCCTGTCGCTGGTGCCGCTGGGCCGCGGCGTGCTGCTGGGTTCGATCAACATCGTGGCGATCATGCTGGCCGGGCGCTGGCTGTTCGGCGAACGCCTCGGGCGCATGCAGGTGGCCGGCATCTGCCTGGTCAGCGCCGGCGTGGCGGTGGTGGGGCTGGGCTCATGA
- a CDS encoding multidrug efflux SMR transporter, producing MSRPPLHRYAVGFALLLSFDTLAQIGFKLAGTHAFPPQAELAWVLRLLGSPWLYAALLGYIGAFFTWMKLLEHAPIGPAFAASHLEVVSVMLLSAWWFNEHIGLLQALGAALIVGGIVCLAIGERADPADAH from the coding sequence ATGAGCCGGCCGCCGCTGCATCGCTACGCGGTGGGCTTCGCCCTGCTGCTGAGCTTCGACACCCTGGCGCAGATCGGCTTCAAGCTGGCCGGCACGCACGCGTTCCCGCCGCAGGCCGAACTGGCCTGGGTGCTGCGCCTGCTCGGCAGCCCATGGCTGTACGCGGCGCTGCTCGGCTACATCGGCGCCTTCTTCACCTGGATGAAGCTGCTCGAGCACGCGCCGATCGGCCCGGCATTCGCCGCCTCGCACCTGGAAGTGGTCAGCGTGATGCTGCTGTCGGCCTGGTGGTTCAACGAACACATCGGCCTGTTGCAGGCGCTGGGCGCGGCGCTGATCGTCGGCGGCATCGTCTGCCTGGCGATCGGCGAGCGCGCGGACCCCGCCGATGCGCACTGA
- a CDS encoding HlyD family secretion protein, with product MKAFAAAPLLSLLLAACAPSDRTPAPAPAATPAYLAVARGRIDVEGGVLKLGLPVAATLREVPVHEGDAVQKGAVLVAGDDRAAAVELDIARTRAQAAATHLKQLQQRLQSAQQKQRRLAEAARLGAGDGQTADDASDAVQSLADALDTARSDAALADAQVRAAELQRAQYRLQAPVAGRVLQLSAAVGARSEANAPLLTLLPDAPRLVRAELNESYAGSVTPGMAAEVISDDGRQTVLGQAVVRWLAPAYGPTQLHDDATPAGNDRSVACVLAFTQPSTLRLGQRVLVRFRNPAAAKH from the coding sequence ATGAAAGCGTTCGCCGCCGCGCCCCTGCTGAGCCTGCTGCTGGCCGCATGCGCGCCCTCGGACCGCACGCCGGCCCCGGCGCCGGCCGCCACCCCGGCCTACCTGGCGGTGGCGCGCGGCCGCATCGATGTGGAAGGCGGCGTGCTCAAGCTCGGCCTGCCGGTCGCCGCGACCCTGCGCGAGGTGCCGGTGCACGAGGGCGACGCGGTGCAGAAAGGCGCCGTGCTGGTCGCCGGCGACGACCGCGCCGCCGCGGTCGAGCTGGACATCGCCCGTACCCGCGCGCAGGCCGCGGCGACCCACCTGAAACAACTGCAGCAGCGCCTGCAAAGCGCCCAGCAGAAGCAGCGGCGGCTGGCCGAGGCTGCGCGCCTGGGCGCCGGCGACGGGCAGACCGCCGACGACGCCAGCGACGCGGTGCAGAGCCTGGCCGACGCGCTGGACACCGCACGCAGCGACGCGGCGCTGGCCGACGCGCAGGTACGGGCGGCAGAGTTGCAGCGCGCGCAGTACCGGCTGCAGGCGCCGGTCGCCGGCCGCGTCCTGCAGCTGTCGGCCGCGGTCGGCGCGCGCAGCGAGGCCAACGCGCCGCTGCTGACCCTGCTGCCGGACGCGCCGCGCCTGGTCCGCGCCGAATTGAACGAAAGCTATGCCGGCAGCGTCACCCCGGGCATGGCCGCCGAGGTCATCAGCGACGACGGCCGCCAGACCGTGCTCGGCCAGGCGGTGGTGCGTTGGCTGGCGCCGGCCTACGGCCCGACCCAGTTGCACGACGACGCCACGCCCGCCGGCAACGACCGCAGCGTGGCCTGCGTGCTGGCCTTCACCCAGCCCTCGACCCTGCGCCTGGGCCAGCGCGTGCTGGTGCGCTTCCGCAACCCGGCTGCGGCCAAGCATTGA
- a CDS encoding carboxylesterase: MIQSAEFHFEGGRNGVLLIHGLTGTPSEMRLLGRSLNREGFSVHGVQLAGHCGDEDDLLATNWRDWYASVEAAAARMRPQVDRLFVAGLSMGAVLALRLAQERPQWVDGVGVLGATFRYDGWNIPKRARLAFLLPWFKRLGIGKRRMFLEEPPYGLRDERIRAQISSAMLGGDSSAAGLPGNPWHALAEMYLLARAVRRDLPKVVAPCLVAHATEDDIADLRNARLVIANVSGPTELLLLHDSYHMITLDRERRVLGARLAQFFAALCVPQQAAA, translated from the coding sequence ATGATCCAATCTGCCGAGTTCCACTTCGAAGGCGGCCGCAATGGCGTGCTGCTGATCCACGGCCTGACCGGCACGCCCAGCGAAATGCGCCTGCTCGGCAGGAGCCTGAACCGCGAAGGCTTCAGCGTCCACGGCGTGCAACTGGCCGGCCACTGCGGCGACGAGGACGATCTGCTCGCCACCAACTGGCGCGACTGGTACGCCAGCGTCGAGGCGGCGGCCGCGCGCATGCGCCCACAGGTCGACCGGCTGTTCGTGGCCGGGCTGTCGATGGGCGCGGTGCTGGCGCTGCGCCTGGCGCAGGAGCGTCCGCAGTGGGTGGACGGGGTCGGCGTGCTCGGCGCCACCTTCCGCTACGACGGCTGGAACATCCCCAAGCGCGCGCGGCTGGCGTTCCTGCTGCCCTGGTTCAAGCGCCTGGGCATCGGCAAGCGCCGCATGTTCCTGGAAGAGCCGCCGTACGGCCTGCGCGACGAGCGCATCCGCGCCCAAATCAGCAGCGCGATGCTCGGCGGCGACAGCAGCGCCGCCGGCCTGCCTGGCAACCCCTGGCACGCCCTGGCCGAGATGTACCTGCTCGCGCGCGCGGTGCGCCGCGACCTGCCCAAGGTCGTCGCGCCATGCCTGGTCGCGCACGCGACCGAGGACGACATCGCCGACCTGCGCAATGCGCGGCTGGTGATCGCCAACGTGTCCGGGCCGACGGAGCTGCTGCTGCTGCACGACAGCTATCACATGATCACCCTGGACCGCGAACGGCGCGTGCTCGGCGCGCGCCTGGCGCAGTTCTTCGCCGCCCTGTGCGTGCCGCAGCAGGCCGCCGCCTGA
- a CDS encoding arginase family protein, translated as MRTPVLLDLDASLGAVPDAVRLPLRDWCDGLRFACSMARLRRFGAALEQALPAQYGTVLLGSGDFHHLSLPLIVRLAQRAQAPLRVVVFDNHPDNMRFPFGVHCGSWVRRIAALPQVAQVEVAGITSGDVGPGHAWENHLLPLYRGKLRYWCSGVDVGWARRLGLGQAVRGFDSVSALSDAFVEHLRRTPMPTYLSLDKDVLDPQDVRTNWDQGQLRIPQLLQAIEALRGQVCGSDITGEVSLAHYPQWWKRKLAALDAQPEPSPADLSAWQAQQHALNLRLLAALDAASVG; from the coding sequence ATGCGCACCCCGGTCCTGCTCGATCTCGACGCTTCGCTGGGCGCAGTGCCCGACGCCGTGCGCCTGCCGTTGCGCGACTGGTGCGACGGCCTGCGCTTCGCCTGCTCGATGGCGCGGCTGCGCCGCTTCGGCGCGGCGCTGGAGCAGGCGCTGCCGGCGCAGTACGGCACCGTGCTGCTGGGCAGTGGCGATTTCCATCACCTGAGCCTGCCGTTGATCGTACGCCTGGCGCAGCGCGCGCAGGCGCCGTTGCGGGTGGTGGTGTTCGACAACCATCCGGACAACATGCGCTTCCCGTTCGGCGTGCACTGCGGCTCGTGGGTGCGCCGCATCGCCGCGCTGCCGCAGGTGGCGCAGGTCGAGGTGGCCGGCATCACCTCCGGCGACGTCGGCCCCGGCCATGCCTGGGAAAACCATCTGCTGCCGCTGTACCGCGGCAAGCTGCGCTACTGGTGCAGCGGCGTGGACGTGGGTTGGGCGCGGCGGCTGGGCCTGGGCCAGGCGGTGCGCGGTTTCGACAGCGTGAGCGCGCTGAGCGACGCGTTCGTCGAGCACCTGCGGCGCACGCCGATGCCGACCTATCTGTCGCTGGACAAGGACGTGCTGGATCCGCAGGACGTGCGCACCAACTGGGACCAGGGCCAACTGCGCATACCGCAGTTGCTGCAGGCGATCGAGGCGCTGCGCGGGCAGGTGTGCGGCAGCGACATCACCGGCGAAGTCTCGCTGGCCCATTACCCGCAATGGTGGAAGCGAAAACTGGCGGCGCTGGATGCGCAACCCGAACCGTCGCCGGCGGACCTGTCGGCGTGGCAGGCGCAGCAGCACGCGTTGAACCTGCGGCTGCTGGCGGCGCTGGATGCGGCCAGCGTCGGCTAG
- a CDS encoding efflux transporter outer membrane subunit has translation MSRIRISPASVLALAAALALAGCASTPLPDLPQQSLPARWSSPTPQAAVPRPPGTAWWQDFHDPQLDALVAQALRDDLNVGQALAKLRAARRLDTVAGASQRPQLRARTLDPIDPDASASFLVVGLDSEWELPLFGRGEATRRMARGDLDNAQADLAQVRAATIAEVTRNWIDLRHAQQAERLQQDVVAARQRQATLQATLVDLHLATPASAAQAQAAALQAQTALDEPRDAAAAAARRLAVLLGRDTPDPAWSTAAASAAPTALQIAAVDSVPADLLRRRPDIATREAEVLSAAGALDLARADQYGSIGLGGSIRWSTTLLSHRRTATHGIASFGPVIDIPLFDWGIRHAKAKARGDLLEAATLAYRQTVLEAVNEVEDALTALEQQRRNVETQQQVLQAQQQASEVAQQRRRLGLGSDLDVATQQAARDQAALELLEAQRQRDLAYVALHTALGSATAPIPGTGAVSNHEGAQP, from the coding sequence ATGAGCCGGATCCGGATCAGCCCGGCCAGCGTGCTGGCGCTGGCCGCCGCGCTGGCCCTGGCCGGCTGCGCCAGCACGCCGTTGCCGGACCTGCCGCAACAGTCGCTGCCCGCGCGATGGAGCAGCCCGACGCCGCAGGCCGCCGTCCCGCGCCCACCCGGCACGGCCTGGTGGCAGGACTTCCACGATCCGCAGCTCGACGCGCTGGTCGCGCAGGCGCTGCGCGACGATCTCAACGTCGGCCAGGCACTGGCGAAGCTGCGCGCGGCGCGGCGCCTGGATACCGTGGCCGGCGCATCGCAACGCCCGCAGCTGCGTGCGCGCACCCTCGACCCGATCGACCCCGACGCCAGCGCCTCGTTCCTGGTGGTCGGGCTCGACTCGGAATGGGAGTTGCCGCTGTTCGGCCGCGGCGAGGCGACCCGGCGCATGGCCCGCGGCGATCTGGACAATGCCCAGGCCGACCTGGCGCAGGTACGCGCGGCGACCATCGCCGAGGTGACCCGCAACTGGATCGACCTGCGCCACGCGCAGCAGGCCGAGCGGCTGCAGCAGGATGTCGTCGCCGCCCGCCAGCGCCAGGCGACCCTGCAGGCGACGCTGGTCGACCTGCATCTGGCCACGCCGGCTTCCGCGGCGCAGGCGCAGGCCGCCGCACTGCAGGCGCAAACCGCCCTGGACGAGCCGCGCGATGCCGCCGCCGCAGCCGCGCGGCGCCTGGCGGTGCTGCTGGGCCGCGACACGCCCGACCCGGCATGGAGCACGGCCGCGGCCAGCGCCGCGCCGACGGCGTTGCAGATCGCCGCGGTCGACAGCGTCCCGGCCGACCTGCTGCGCCGGCGCCCGGACATCGCCACGCGCGAAGCCGAGGTGCTGAGCGCGGCCGGCGCGCTGGATCTGGCCCGCGCCGATCAGTACGGCAGCATCGGCCTGGGCGGTTCGATCCGCTGGTCGACCACCCTGCTGAGCCATCGCCGCACCGCCACCCACGGTATCGCCTCGTTCGGCCCGGTGATCGACATTCCGCTGTTCGACTGGGGCATCCGTCATGCCAAGGCCAAGGCGCGCGGCGACCTGCTGGAAGCGGCTACCCTGGCCTACCGGCAGACCGTGCTGGAGGCAGTCAACGAGGTCGAGGACGCGCTGACCGCACTGGAACAGCAGCGGCGCAACGTCGAAACCCAGCAGCAGGTGCTGCAGGCACAGCAGCAGGCCAGCGAGGTCGCGCAGCAGCGCCGGCGGCTGGGCCTGGGCAGCGACCTGGACGTGGCCACGCAGCAGGCCGCGCGCGACCAGGCCGCCCTGGAACTGCTGGAAGCGCAGCGCCAGCGCGACCTGGCCTACGTCGCCCTGCACACCGCACTGGGCAGCGCCACTGCGCCGATCCCCGGCACCGGCGCCGTCAGCAACCACGAAGGCGCGCAGCCCTGA
- a CDS encoding ABC transporter ATP-binding protein, translating into MSRIVAPAALHPAAATLSGSGLCKSFVSGSLRTPVLRDVELQVWPGELTLISGPSGCGKSTLLSILSGLQRADAGQVLALGEELGALGATALEQFRLRHTGFIFQGFNLFPALCALDQVRLPLQYMGLAPAEVRSRAEEALAEVGIAHRQHLRPAELSGGEKQRVAIARALAKHPALLFADEPTSALDAGNGQIVIDLLHRIARRHNTMVLCVSHDPRLIRHADRVLSMEDGRILDDRRVNAPPSPLPSRNPAP; encoded by the coding sequence ATGAGCCGCATCGTCGCCCCCGCCGCGCTGCATCCGGCCGCCGCCACCCTCAGCGGCAGCGGACTGTGCAAGAGCTTCGTCTCCGGCAGCCTGCGCACGCCGGTGCTGCGCGACGTGGAACTGCAGGTGTGGCCGGGCGAGCTGACCCTGATCTCCGGCCCGTCGGGCTGCGGCAAGAGCACCCTGCTGTCGATCCTCAGCGGCCTGCAGCGCGCCGACGCCGGCCAGGTGCTGGCGCTGGGCGAGGAACTGGGTGCGCTCGGCGCCACCGCGCTGGAGCAGTTCCGGCTGCGCCACACCGGCTTCATCTTCCAGGGCTTCAACCTGTTCCCGGCGCTGTGCGCGCTGGACCAGGTGCGGCTGCCGCTGCAGTACATGGGCCTGGCCCCGGCCGAAGTGCGCAGCCGTGCGGAGGAGGCGCTGGCCGAGGTCGGCATCGCCCACCGCCAGCACCTGCGCCCGGCCGAACTGTCCGGCGGCGAGAAGCAGCGCGTGGCGATCGCCCGCGCGCTGGCCAAGCACCCGGCGCTGCTGTTTGCCGACGAACCCACCAGCGCGCTGGACGCCGGCAACGGCCAGATCGTGATCGACCTGCTGCACCGCATCGCGCGCCGCCACAACACCATGGTGCTGTGCGTGAGCCACGACCCGCGCCTGATCCGCCATGCCGACCGCGTGCTGTCGATGGAGGACGGCCGCATCCTCGACGACCGCCGCGTCAACGCGCCGCCCTCGCCCCTGCCCTCACGGAATCCCGCACCATGA
- a CDS encoding sensor histidine kinase encodes MSATAAAQSPAYRHPSLRQRLLAFLLIPTMLLMLVVSALFYLLMLKYTNHVHDMDLKEDTQGLANAVNDPGERMPLTLQARQLLEYSSDGRVFFKLDSRRHGVISGSTQPIPAHPDPAEVGRVMLYDDRMDNGVPVRVASLLLPSALEPGDWLTVSVAETLDDRHRRAREILVLMLPTELLLTCSLLVLVWHGVRVGLRMLEPAVRRLDDSQRDLSPVSGPDIPVEIVPLTQAIDGLLGRLKHMMALQERFLADAAHQLRTPLAGLSMHVQRAQASQRPEDTAQALQHIRQLTDRATRTSTQLLALTRTQAPRESIRPLLPLDLSQWLPQALAERIPDALHAGVDLGYDGGDDDAAAAWVAADAYALRELLDNLLDNAFRHAAGRVVTVSLRRDPLSVRMAVDDAGSGIDEALLPRLGERFFRAPDAPEGGTGLGLAIVANIAARHHATLRYRRSALGGLRAELDLPAGAEPQA; translated from the coding sequence GTGAGCGCGACCGCGGCCGCGCAGTCGCCGGCATACCGCCACCCCAGCCTGCGCCAGCGACTGCTGGCGTTCCTGCTGATTCCGACCATGCTGCTGATGCTGGTGGTGTCGGCACTGTTCTACCTGCTGATGCTCAAGTACACCAATCACGTCCACGACATGGACCTGAAGGAGGACACGCAGGGCCTGGCGAATGCGGTCAACGACCCCGGCGAGCGCATGCCGCTGACCCTGCAGGCGCGGCAACTGCTGGAGTACAGCAGCGACGGCCGGGTGTTCTTCAAGCTCGACAGCCGCCGCCATGGGGTGATCAGCGGCAGCACCCAGCCGATTCCGGCGCATCCGGATCCGGCCGAAGTCGGCCGGGTGATGCTGTACGACGACCGCATGGACAACGGCGTGCCGGTGCGTGTGGCCAGCCTGTTGCTGCCTTCGGCGCTGGAGCCGGGCGACTGGCTCACCGTGTCGGTGGCCGAGACCCTGGACGACCGTCACCGCCGCGCCCGCGAGATCCTGGTGCTGATGCTGCCGACCGAACTGCTGCTCACCTGCTCGCTGCTGGTGCTGGTCTGGCACGGCGTGCGGGTCGGCCTGCGCATGCTGGAGCCGGCGGTGCGGCGGCTCGACGACAGCCAGCGCGACCTCAGCCCGGTGTCCGGTCCCGACATCCCGGTGGAGATCGTGCCGCTGACCCAGGCCATCGACGGCCTGCTCGGCCGCCTCAAGCACATGATGGCGCTGCAGGAACGCTTCCTCGCCGACGCCGCGCACCAACTGCGCACGCCGCTGGCCGGGCTGAGCATGCACGTGCAGCGCGCCCAGGCCAGCCAGCGCCCGGAAGACACCGCGCAGGCGCTGCAGCACATCCGCCAGCTGACCGACCGCGCCACCCGCACCTCCACCCAGCTGCTGGCGCTGACCCGCACCCAGGCCCCGCGCGAGAGCATCCGCCCGCTGCTGCCGCTGGACCTGTCGCAATGGCTGCCGCAGGCGCTGGCCGAGCGCATCCCCGACGCCCTGCACGCCGGCGTGGACCTGGGCTACGACGGCGGCGACGACGACGCGGCTGCGGCCTGGGTCGCCGCCGACGCCTATGCGCTGCGCGAACTGCTCGACAACCTGCTGGACAACGCGTTCCGCCACGCCGCCGGCCGTGTGGTCACGGTCAGCCTGCGGCGCGATCCGCTGTCCGTGCGCATGGCCGTGGACGACGCCGGCAGCGGCATCGACGAGGCCCTGCTGCCGCGCCTGGGCGAGCGCTTCTTCCGCGCCCCGGACGCGCCCGAAGGCGGCACCGGCCTGGGCCTGGCGATCGTCGCCAACATCGCCGCCCGCCACCACGCCACGCTGCGCTACCGGCGCTCGGCGCTGGGGGGCCTGCGTGCGGAGCTGGACCTGCCGGCCGGCGCGGAGCCGCAGGCATGA